A stretch of Podospora bellae-mahoneyi strain CBS 112042 chromosome 5, whole genome shotgun sequence DNA encodes these proteins:
- a CDS encoding hypothetical protein (EggNog:ENOG503P67S; COG:B) gives MACLALTTFLTSALTLSHFTTGTRATSELPDDDELCGRGLPTTPFNRTVLTTIGPYSYDPAAWSPWTHRPYCLEANEEPWCVYTNAASPKGHGISIITTPEIAGTTLNILEHPFDQKFFAPEKIYLPRPYKVVDIPGKGKGVIATQKIEKGKAILVDHASLVAAAEYPADVMREEVQDLLETAVHRLGEPEKVLGLSKKGRGDEATEIEDLLLTNSFTVLIQGKEFMALFADLSRFNHDCKPNAFIYFSETTLAMTVWASRDIEPGEEISITYSTAGLLSKERQQALENIWGFKCSCALCTSPPEVLKKSDDNRAQIRSYQASIPQLAQEEKFEEALQQAEHMFQLVEEEGLTDQMSDMYEYPARMYYHVGNLDKALEYTLKVKREIDGFGVPGKLGQEKLQAMEGIIRRLEMEIKIKREREEQFGKQAKLRGKARRVVMGMP, from the exons ATGGCTTGCCTTGCCCTGACAACTTTCCTCACGTCCGctctcaccctctcccactttACCACAGGTACAAGAGCCACATCAGAACTGCCAGATGACGATGAGCTATGCGGCCGCGGTctcccaaccacccccttcaaccgcACTGTCCTGACCACCATCGGACCCTATTCCTACGACCCAGCAGCCTGGAGCCCCTGGACACATAGGCCCTACTGCCTCGAGGCTAACGAAGAGCCATGGTGTGTCTACACCAACGCTGCCTCTCCAAAAGGCCAcggcatcagcatcatcactACCCCTGAGATTGCCGGAACTACCTTGAACATTCTCGAGCACCCCTTTGACCAGAAATTCTTCGCCCCCGAGAAGATCTACCTGCCAAGACCATACAAGGTTGTTGACATTCCTGGCAAAGGAAAGGGAGTGATTGCCACGCAAAAGattgagaaggggaaggctATTCTGGTGGATCATGCCTCGCTTGTTGCAGCGGCCGAGTACCCTGCTGatgtgatgagggaggaagtGCAGGACTTGTTGGAGACGGCGGTGCACCGGTTGGGAGAGCCAGAAAAGGTGCTGGGACTGtcgaagaaggggaggggtgacgAGGCAACCGAGATTGAGGATTTGTTGTTGACGAACAGCTTTACGGTGTTGATTCAGGGGAAGGAGTTTATGGCTTTGTTTGCGGATCTGTCG AGGTTTAACCACGATTGCAAGCCAAA TGCTTTCATCTACTTCTCCGAGACAACCCTGGCCATGACCGTCTGGGCCTCAAGAGACATTGAACCTGGGGAGGAAATCTCCATTACAT ATTCAACCGCCGGTCTTCTGTCCAAAGAAAGACAACAAGCCCTCGAAAATATCTGGGGTTTCAAATG CTCATGCGCCCTCTGCACCTCGCCCCCCGAAGTTCTCAAAAAGTCTGATGACAACCGCGCCCAAATCCGCTCCTACCAAGCCTCCATCCCCCAACTCgcccaagaagaaaagttTGAAGAAGCGCTCCAGCAAGCGGAGCACATGTTccagcttgtcgaggaggagggtctCACCGATCAGATGTCTGACATGTATGAGTATCCAGCCAGGATGTACTACCACGTTGGCAACCTGGACAAGGCGTTGGAGTATACTCTTAAAgtgaagagggagattgatgggtttggggtgcCGGGGAAGTTGGGGCAGGAGAAGCTGCAGGCGATGGAGGGTATCATCAGGcggttggagatggaaatCAAGATCaaaagggagagagaagagcagTTTGGGAAGCAGGCGAAGCTGAgggggaaggcgaggagggttgtGATGGGGATGCCTTGA
- a CDS encoding hypothetical protein (EggNog:ENOG503NXXT; COG:G; CAZy:PL1), translating into MRFNLLLLFAPLSGALPLLPTSLFGLASWDVEGFARDNPLGPTTGGKGGSTVTVSTVADFKAAVTGDEPKIVLVNGELDFPSRPKIGSNKSVIGVGKTAQITGSGLDIVNATNVIIQNLKISFILDNDCITIRNSTRVWVDHNEFTSDISKGPDEYDGQVDIIRGSDWITVSWNYFHDHWKSSLVGNDANFRDIDFGHLHVTYHHNHWRNEGTRGPAGRFGHQHVYNNLYEDFLYQAIHSRSDNQVLVEGNVFRGKTREALSTYGLVIPEDSPNTCVCGDEELDGFANLGARNDWGGATVNITQVGDFVKAPYKYKLTPLLLVSPLVKFGAGVGKI; encoded by the exons ATGCGGTTCAACCTTCTCTTACTGTTTGCTCCCTTATCAGGggctctccccctcctccccacctccctcttcggcCTCGCCTCCTGGGACGTGGAAGGCTTCGCGAGAGATAACCCCCTCGGCCCTACCACCGGCGGCAAAGGCGGTTCCACTGTCACCGTGTCCACCGTCGCAGACTTCAAAGCAGCAGTCACCGGTGATGAACCAAAGATTGTCCTCGTCAATGGAGAACTAGACTTCCCTTCGAGGCCCAAAATCGGGTCCAACAAGTCAGTGATCGGGGTTGGCAAGACAGCGCAGATAACCGGGTCAGGGTTGGATATCGTCAACGCGACGAATGTGATTATCCAGAATCTGAAGATTAGTTTTATCCTGGATAACGACTGCATCACGATAAGAAACTCGACGAGGGTGTGGGTGGACCACAACGAGTTTACGAGCGATATCTCCAAGGGGCCAGATGAATAC GACGGCCAGGTCGACATCATCCGCGGCTCCGACTGGATCACCGTCTCGTGGAACTACTTCCACGACCACTGGAAGTCCTCCCTCGTCGGCAACGACGCCAACTTCCGTGACATTGACTTTGGCCACCTGCACGTCACctaccaccacaaccactgGCGCAACGAGGGAACTCGCGGTCCGGCCGGACGGTTTGGTCATCAGCACGTCTACAACAACTTGTATGAGGACTTTTTGTACCAGGCTATCCACTCGAGGTCGGATAACcaggtgctggtggaggggaatgtCTTTAGGGGTAAGACGAGGGAGGCGTTGAGTACGTATGGGTTGGTGATCCCGGAGGATTCGCCGAACACGTGTGTTTGTGGAGATGAGGAGCTGGATGGGTTTGCGAATTTGGGGGCCA GAAACGACTGGGGCGGGGCGACGGTCAACATCACGCAGGTGGGAGACTTTGTGAAGGCGCCGTACAAGTACAAGTTGACGCCGCTGCTGCTAGTGTCTCCGTTGGTGAAGTTTGGCGCGGGAGTAGGGAAGATCTGA
- a CDS encoding hypothetical protein (EggNog:ENOG503NXD2; COG:L): MLSSSSESTSRKPLDSSWRNRRDMSEGSSWRGGNTVSRGSWRGGKAQYQRGGWVGGSSGAATSWRGGRSNRHGEPSHSRRICEFFQRGRCAYGESCKFEHPSRTPTDGVTTALSFSSLAPSQLESTARDHYLSFKRQVKRTSGNFVETWALAASVLDGPLRERHQAIARDLVDDDLGGPGFILHTIEACMDRHDEIPQLPLAEAFLKTITHKSLVTPLSIESYVSTIYRILGGVSGKRGLACFRSILTIVSPKESNYTAILALIATGLRELLSREMRILLNDNLSSVLEMLGDSIDVLKDTSTSVELQVAKVQVKSIMRMEQVVRLRHSDPSVDPRTETRAVDPTRSTFPKLIVIPGGNHDNDCPDITRIQIFPTLEEIQSDHVEFLPSTDFSEPHFYDDPVQRHIDTAFRLLRHDIFGPMKEALRPLTQGLHSKDAEAAFSAISSSLRAHLYSGATVEQLFIRPGSGLEAVLSFSPLPQLRSRSKAECRRWWKDSSRLQPGGLVCLVTSDDPHDPCMFMFVVTEKRVDDVEDEKLQFSLVSQRRNPSVSVKLVSRDERTLSLLSQAFITKRTGAVVDFPGIIPETFVPILKNLQHMMEDGHMPFSQWVLPSSKLNIAKRQETMDVPPPLYARKPGFSFDLSPIIPRAVDCLAFNPAHPDDINLQHLEARTGLDEGQCQALIHALSREYALIQGPPGTGKSYVGVQLLRVLLQHKWSAALGPIIVICYTNHALDQFLKHLLHVGIESIIRIGGQCRTEELAGKNLRVVSRHEPKTSGESYQLGSNFGSIKEELDCAENYLHRIRMARRRRVDQKGVSTYLAEYHPSIAAQLLGEDAEGFTTVGNDPIDVWLGREDNPWIRRQHGDEELDIVSLEQRAEHNVWSLGKQERWALAESWLSRIVNGANDHLFYHLDAVKDAEEAINSVHADVNSRILEEADVIGITTTGLAKNIAMLRGIGAKVVICEEAAEVMEPHLISAMMPGIEHFIQIGDHRQLRPQINNYGFSVETTRGKKFQLDRSQFERRAEGEPGLAPLPVAQLNVQRRMRPEISSLIRTVYPDLKDHDCVQNFPGVTGMREHLFWLDHQHPEDGRYDGAKVKSHSNSWEVSMSTALVRHLVRQGEYKSTDIALLTPYTGQLQKLRVALSGDFEVFLSDRDLEKLADDGFGHADGVESDSVGSVDDAPRIEHNRGRMLQKTALVDAIRLATVDNFQGEEAKVIIVSLVRSNSNNEIGFLRTENRVNVLLSRAQHGMYLIGNMRTYRGVNIWDDVYQQLAERGAVGDSIALCCPRHPDIPIECSNPDDFLRRSPEGGCTLRCDQRLDSCGHRCPAMCHSQALHDVFSCTQPCPRIRTTCRHACPKLCGEDCGPCHVTVTDVELPCGHIADEVECCQTLHPEKIRCLHPTTKIVPACQHKVKVPCERDVSQYYRCPAPCEATLACGDRCTGQCGTCQRSHKECQRICRLPSSTCNHLCARKCHSGELCGSCRQPCQVRCPHSSCSQPCHKPCAPCIEKCGWACEHMGQCSLPCAAPCDRLPCDKRCSRKLKCGHQCPSFCGEECPEDLCQLCCQDERRQRRVDVLEWKLYREVDLDDSPIVVLSCGHFFTGETLDGSLGMTQVYTTNSNGEYNGLRDIAGTLSTSGVPSCPDCRIPIRQFATRRYNRVVNKAVMDETIKRFFVDGRRRLQELQQRLAAATAKLSLDNIPEWDDTVPGSGASSVLRDRYLELHRINLTLQMVKRQMDTEHQPAKKLFDAIVSSRRRQLKTLSMEQRLPELSLTGPPPAYNSQVLLEAEALHLQVRAAILQDKMRIAAKVPELQEGLKNADRPGADVPGLMNDCMEGIKKSREWKLPRLVISLSQLYAQTSQLAGRYSAQYRARTVEWSDYGATAGELLIEALQLCGTFEDGESFREDVQEALKALKSTRYEKVSREEVKAIKLAMVSGFGGMSTNSGHWYNCQNGHPFAIGECGMPMEVARCPECGARIGGLDHELVHGVSRAEGME; this comes from the exons AtgctatcctcctcctccgaatcGACATCAAGAAAGCCACTTGACAGTAGTTGGAGGAACAGACGAGACATGTCTGAAGGGTCCAGTTGGCGAGGTGGGAATACTGTGAGTAGGGggagctggcgaggaggcAAAGCCCAGTACCAACGCGGGGGCTGGGTAGGAGGAAGCTCCGGAGCTGCCAcaagttggagaggggggcggtCCAATAGGCATGGCGAACCGTCACATTCTCGCCGTATCTGCGAGTTTTTCCAACGCGGCCGGTGCGCGTATGGGGAGAGCTGCAAGTTTGAGCACCCTTCCAGGACACCAACAGACGGGGTGACCACTGCTCTTTCCTTCAGCAGCCTAGCTCCAAGCCAGTTGGAGAGTACAGCCCGAGACCACTACTTGAGCTTCAAGCGACAGGTCAAACGAACGTCAGGGAACTTTGTGGAAACTTGGGCACTTGCCGCTTCGGTACTCGATGGTCCTCTTCGTGAACGACATCAAGCAATTGCCCGTGATCTTGTGGATGATGATCTCGGCGGACCAGGCTTCATCTTGCACACGATAGAGGCTTGCATGGATCGGCATGATGAAATCCCCCAGCTTCCTTTGGCCGAGGCGTTTCTCAAGACTATCACGCACAAATCACTAGTGACGCCACTTTCCATCGAGTCGTATGTCAGCACCATCTATCGAATTCTCGGGGGGGTCAGCGGAAAACGGGGTCTTGCTTGCTTCAGGAGCATTTTGACGATTGTCTCGCCCAAGGAAAGCAACTACACCGCGATCCTAGCTTTGATCGCCACTGGACTTCGCGAGCTTCTCTCAAGAGAGATGCGAATCCTGTTGAACGATAACCTCTCTTCTGTGCTCGAGATGTTGGGCGACTCCATCGATGTCCTAAAGGACACTTCGACTTCCGTTGAACTTCAAGTCGCCAAGGTCCAAGTCAAGTCCATCATGAGAATGGAACAAGTCGTCCGCCTACGCCATTCTGACCCATCCGTGGATCCTAGGACAGAAACACGGGCTGTTGACCCGACTCGTTCGACCTTCCCTAAGTTGATCGTGATCCCTGGAGGCAATCATGATAATGACTGTCCCGACATTACAAGGATCCAGATATTTCCCACTCTTGAGGAGATTCAAAGCGACCATGTGGAATTTCTACCAAGCACAGACTTTTCCGAGCCCCATTTCTACGACGATCCTGTCCAACGCCACATCGATACTGCATTTCGTCTTCTCCGACATGACATTTTCGGCCCAATGAAGGAGGCCCTGCGGCCTTTAACACAGGGTCTCCATTCTAAAGACGCCGAAGCTGCGTTCTCCGCAATCAGCTCCAGTCTCAGGGCGCATTTATATTCAGGAGCCACAGTCGAGCAACTTTTCATCCGCCCAGGATCCGGGCTTGAGGCCGTCTTGTCCTTTTCTCCGCTACCACAGCTTCGCTCTCGGAGCAAAGCAGAATGCCGTCGATGGTGGAAGGACTCGTCCCGCCTTCAACCTGGAGGTCTTGTCTGCTTGGTTACTTCTGACGACCCTCACGACCCTTGCATGTTTATGTTTGTGGTTACGGAGAAACgtgtggatgatgttgaagatgaAAAATTGCAGTTCTCACTTGTCTCGCAGAGGCGAAATCCCTCGGTATCAGTCAAACTGGTGTCTCGAGATGAACGTACCCTTTCACTTCTCAGCCAAGCTTTCATCACGAAAAGAACTGGTGCGGTTGTCGACTTTCCTGGGATCATTCCTGAGACCTTTGTGCCGATTCTCAAAAACTTGCAACATATGATGGAAGATGGCCACATGCCTTTCTCACAGTGGGTCTTGCCATCGTCCAAGCTTAACATAGCCAAGCGACAAGAAACTATGGAtgttcctccccctctgtaCGCCAGAAAGCCAGGGTTCTCGTTTGATTTGAGCCCAATCATCCCCAGAGCAGTGGACTGCCTTGCGTTCAACCCGGCCCACCCCGATgacatcaacctccagcATCTTGAGGCGAGAACTGGGCTCGATGAGGGACAGTGCCAAGCACTCATCCATGCTCTCAGTCGAGAATACGCTCTTATCCAAGGTCCACCGGGAACAGGAAAGTCTTATGTTGGAGTGCAGCTCCTGAGAGTTCTGTTACAACACAAGTGGTCTGCCGCGTTAGGGCCGATAATTGTCAT ATGTTATACAAACCATGCATTGGACCAGTTTCTGAAACATCTCCTGCATGTCGGAATTGAGAGCATCATTCGCATTGGTGGCCAGTGTCGCACTGAAGAGCTTGCCGGCAAGAACCTCCGAGTTGTGAGCAGACACGAGCCTAAAACGTCTGGTGAAAGCTATCAGCTGGGCTCGAACTTTGGGTCAATCAAGGAAGAGCTAGACTGTGCCGAAAACTACCTTCACCGAATCAGGATGGCTAGAAGAAGGCGTGTTGACCAGAAAGGCGTTTCGACGTATTTGGCAGAATATCACCCCAGCATTGCTGCTCAGCTTCTAGGAGAGGATGCCGAAGGATTCACAACGGTTGGCAACGACCCGATTGATGTCTGGCTGGGGAGAGAGGACAATCCATGGATTCGGCGCCAGCATGGGGATGAAGAGCTCGATATTGTGTCACTGGAACAACGCGCCGAACACAATGTTTGGTCCCTTGGGAAACAAGAGCGCTGGGCCCTGGCAGAGAGTTGGCTTTCAAGAATCGTCAATGGCGCCAATGACCATCTGTTTTATCATCTTGACGCGGTGAAggacgccgaggaggctATCAACAGCGTTCACGCGGATGTGAACAGTCGAATACTGGAGGAGGCCGATGTGATCGGCATCACGACAACAGGGCTAGCCAAGAACATCGCCATGCTGCGCGGTATTGGCGCTAAAGTGGTTATCTGCGAAGAGGCAGCCGAGGTTATGGAACCTCACCTCATTTCCGCCATGATGCCTGGGATTGAGCACTTCATTCAGATTGGCGACCATCGACAGTTGCGGCCCCAGATCAACAATTACGGTTTCAGTGTGGAAACTACAAGAGGCAAAAAATTTCAGCTTGATCGCAGCCAGTTTGAACGTCGGGCCGAGGGGGAGCCGGGCCTGGCTCCCCTTCCCGTCGCACAACTGAATGTGCAGCGAAGAATGAGGCCTGAGATTTCGTCACTGATCCGAACAGTGTATCCAGATTTGAAGGACCATGACTGTGTTCAGAACTTCCCAGGGGTAACAGGGATGCGAGAGCATTTGTTTTGGCTCGATCACCAACATCCTGAAGATGGCAGATACGATGGCGCGAAGGTGAAATCACACAGCAACTCTTGGGAAGTCTCCATGTCAACAGCCTTGGTCCGTCACCTCGTACGACAGGGAGAGTACAAAAGCACAGACATTGCACTCTTGACGCCCTACACTGGCCAGCTCCAGAAGCTTAGGGTTGCGTTGAGCGGCGATTTCGAGGTCTTCCTCAGCGATCGTGACCTCGAGAAGTTGGCAGACGATGGCTTTGGACATGCTGATGGAGTCGAGTCCGACTCGGTCGGCTCAGTCGATGACGCCCCGAGAATTGAGCACAACCGAGGCAGGATGTTGCAGAAGACAGCGTTGGTTGATGCTATCCGGCTTGCCACAGTGGACAACTTCCAGGGAGAAGAGGCTAAGGTGATCATTGTGTCACTGGttcgcagcaacagcaacaacgaaATTGGCTTCCTCCGAACAGAGAATCGTGTCAACGTACTCCTCAGTCGAGCCCAACATGGGATGTATCTTATCGGCAACATGAGAACCTACCGAGGGGTCAACATTTGGGACGACGTCTACCAACAGCTTGCAGAGAGGGGTGCGGTAGGGGATTCGATTGCGCTTTGTTGTCCTCGACATCCTGATATCCCGATCGAGTGCTCCAATCCTGACGACTTTCTTAGACGCAGCCCGGAAGGGGGCTGCACTCTTCGATGCGATCAGCGTCTTGACTCATGCGGCCATCGTTGTCCGGCAATGTGCCATTCACAGGCACTCCACGACGTCTTCAGCTGCACACAGCCATGTCCCCGTATCCGAACAACATGTCGACACGCCTGCCCAAAGCTCTGTGGCGAGGACTGCGGTCCTTGTCATGTCACGGTCACGGACGTTGAACTTCCCTGTGGCCACATCGCTGATGAGGTGGAATGTTGTCAGACACTTCATCCGGAAAAGATCAGATGTTTGCACCCTACGACAAAGATCGTCCCTGCTTGTCAGCACAAGGTGAAGGTACCATGCGAGAGGGATGTGTCTCAGTACTATCGCTGCCCAGCACCTTGTGAGGCGACCTTGGCCTGTGGGGATAGATGTACTGGTCAGTGTGGCACGTGTCAGCGCTCCCATAAAGAATGTCAGAGGATCTGTAGGCTTCCATCGTCAACCTGCAATCATCTCTGCGCTAGAAAGTGTCATAGCGGAGAGCTGTGTGGAAGCTGCCGTCAGCCATGCCAA GTACGATGCCCCCATTCTTCTTGTTCCCAGCCTTGCCACAAGCCCTGTGCCCCTTGCATCGAAAAATGCGGCTGGGCTTGCGAGCACATGGGACAATGCTCGCTACCATGTGCTGCACCATGCGACCGTCTGCCATGTGACAAGCGATGCTCAAGAAAGCTCAAGTGCGGGCATCAGTGTCCTAGCTTCTGCGGAGAAGAGTGCCCAGAGGATCTGTGTCAGCTGTGCTGTCAAGACGAACGGAGGCAACGTCGTGTTGATGTTCTCGAGTGGAAGTTGTATCGCGAAGTTGATCTTGACGACAGTCCAATCGTTGTTCTCAGTTGTGGTCACTTCTTTACAGGCGAGACGCTGGACGGCTCGCTAGGAATGACCCAAGTATACACCACAAATTCGAACGGTGAATACAACGGACTTCGAGATATCGCAGGCACCTTGTCCACATCTGGGGTGCCTTCATGCCCGGATTGCCGCATCCCCATCCGTCAATTCGCCACCAGACGTTACAACCGGGTGGTGAACAaggcggtgatggatgaaACGATCAAGCGATTCTTCGTAGATGGTCGTCGACGCCTCCAAGAACTCCAGCAAAGACTGGCTGCAGCAACAGCCAAGCTATCCTTGGACAACATCCCGGAGTGGGATGATACAGTCCCTGGGTCCGGTGCTTCGTCGGTCCTCCGCGACAGGTACCTTGAGCTACACCGCATCAACTTGACACTGCAAATGGTAAAGCGACAGATGGACACGGAACATCAACCGGCCAAAAAGCTGTTTGACGCCATCGTCAGCTCTCGACGTCGCCAGCTGAAGACATTGTCCATGGAACAGAGATTGCCTGAGCTCAGCTTGACTGGACCACCTCCGGCGTACAACTCCCAAGTTCTCCTTGAGGCTGAGGCACTCCACTTGCAAGTTCGGGCGGCAATTCTCCAAGACAAGATGAGGATCGCGGCCAAGGTTCCTGAATTGCAAGAAGGTCTCAAGAATGCTGATCGCCCTGGGGCTGATGTGCCAGGACTTATGAATGATTGTATGGAGGGCATCAAGAAGTCGAGGGAGTGGAAGCTTCCACGGCTTGTGATCTCCCTCAGCCAGCTTTACGCACAAACCAGCCAGCTGGCTGGTCGATATTCTGCGCAGTACAGAGCTCGTACTGTTGAGTGGAGTGATTACGGTGCTACTGCTGGAGAACTGCTGATCGAGGCGCTGCAGCTTTGTGGGACGtttgaggatggcgagaGTTTTAGGGAGGATGTTCAAGAGGCGCTGAAGGCTTTGAAGTCAACGAGATACGAGAAGGTCAGCagggaggaggtcaaggctaTCAAGTTGGCTATGGTgagtgggtttggggggatgagTACGAATTCGGGACACTGGTATAATTGTCAGAATGGGCATCCG TTTGCTATTGGTGAATGCGGGATGCCCATGGAGGTGGCCCGCTGTCCGGAGTGTGGAGCTAGGATTGGGGGCTTGGATCACGAGCTGGTGCATGGGGTGTCGCgggcggaggggatggaGTAA